The Chloroflexota bacterium genome includes a window with the following:
- a CDS encoding major facilitator superfamily domain-containing protein 7, with product MDEYKVYKYRWVILAVYMYVAALTQLYWLNFAAIETFIEERLSIPASSVMWFTLVFPLVQVLLTMPAGLVIDKKGFKYGVGIGALFTGIFAMLRLVNPDSFTILLISQIGISIGQPFVLNGVTKLAVTWFPQKEEATAVGLGSLALFIGMMVGLGATPALVQFLGFETMLLIYGAIGLLGVVLFFTLVKSKPEIAPREVEEQEELTSWQGIKTILKMRDFVILGFIALIGIGVFNGLATWLEKILNELHQIPMTDAGTISAILILSGMLGCIIIPLVSDKIMRRKPFLLLASSIGVASIIALMLTKGYALNMVNGIFLGFFLISALPIMLTMSAEITGARFAGISVGYLQLLGNAAAVAIVPTMEFMRGTTGQYILPLAFIAGLLGISFILAIVLREPAKS from the coding sequence ATGGACGAATATAAAGTTTACAAGTATAGATGGGTTATTCTGGCTGTCTATATGTATGTAGCCGCTCTTACTCAGCTGTACTGGCTGAACTTTGCCGCCATTGAGACTTTCATTGAAGAACGTTTAAGCATACCGGCAAGCAGCGTCATGTGGTTCACGCTGGTTTTTCCCCTAGTCCAAGTTTTACTTACCATGCCCGCTGGCCTGGTTATCGATAAGAAGGGATTTAAATACGGCGTTGGCATAGGTGCCCTTTTCACCGGCATATTCGCCATGCTCCGCCTGGTTAATCCTGACTCATTCACCATACTCCTGATTTCCCAGATAGGAATTTCAATAGGGCAACCTTTTGTACTGAACGGCGTTACCAAGCTTGCCGTAACCTGGTTTCCACAGAAAGAAGAGGCCACTGCAGTGGGGCTCGGCTCTCTGGCACTGTTCATTGGCATGATGGTTGGGTTGGGAGCAACGCCAGCGCTGGTGCAATTCCTGGGATTCGAAACCATGCTCCTAATCTACGGCGCCATAGGCCTTTTGGGCGTGGTGCTGTTCTTTACCCTGGTTAAATCCAAGCCCGAAATTGCCCCCCGAGAAGTAGAGGAGCAGGAGGAACTCACAAGCTGGCAAGGTATCAAGACGATTCTTAAAATGAGGGACTTTGTGATTCTCGGCTTTATAGCCTTGATAGGTATTGGAGTTTTCAACGGCCTGGCTACCTGGCTGGAAAAAATATTGAACGAACTGCATCAGATTCCAATGACCGATGCCGGCACTATATCCGCAATACTGATTCTTAGCGGCATGCTCGGCTGCATCATCATCCCATTGGTTTCGGACAAAATAATGAGGAGGAAGCCATTTCTACTGCTGGCATCCTCAATTGGAGTTGCATCCATCATCGCTTTGATGCTCACTAAGGGTTATGCGCTGAACATGGTCAATGGCATATTCCTGGGCTTCTTCCTGATTTCTGCTCTGCCCATAATGCTGACGATGTCTGCCGAGATCACGGGCGCCAGGTTCGCCGGGATTTCCGTGGGCTACTTGCAGCTTTTGGGAAACGCCGCTGCCGTAGCTATTGTTCCCACGATGGAATTCATGCGCGGAACCACCGGGCAGTACATCTTGCCGCTGGCATTTATCGCAGGATTATTGGGCATATCTTTCATACTGGCAATAGTGTTAAGAGAGCCTGCCAAAAGCTAA
- a CDS encoding NADH-quinone oxidoreductase subunit F, translating into MTFEEIQKQAKSNWDSQYHGKAPHILIGTATCGRAAGALPVVEAFSNELAKRNARAKVTEVGCIGLCSFEPLVTIIKPSSFTVCYNNATPQVVPTLVEGYVLGDDPCLDLALGTLDGGDGKAVYIPELSRFEHEYRLLLRNCGYIDPGNINHYIANGGYSSLAMALQMEPDTIVGEIKKSGLRGRGGAGFPTGRKWQQCREASGQTKYIICNADEGDPGAFMDRVVLESDPQQVIEGMVIAAYAVGSHDGFIYIRAEYPLAIERLQVALEQAKNLGLLGDNILGSGFSFDIEIVEGAGAFVSGESTALMYAIEGRRSMPRARPPHSVKAGLWGKPTVLNNVKTYAYVPLILARGADWFSGIGTEGSKGTAAFALAGKMVNTGLAEVAMGTTLHELIFDIGGGIRSGKKFKAVQIGGPSGGCLPESMLRTAVDFDSLRKAGAIMGSGGVIAMDEDNCMVDTAKFFLDFIQKESCGKCSTCRIGSKQMLDMLEDITVGKGKIEDIDWLVEVGQDISGGSLCGLGRTAPNPALTTIRYFRDEYEAHILEKRCPALVCKELIAYYILPEKCERACEHCVLSCPVKAITTNEKGIKVIDQSKCTKCGSCQLVCPPEYNAVIRLSPPSLVPVSGAKTQE; encoded by the coding sequence ATGACCTTTGAAGAAATCCAAAAGCAGGCGAAGTCCAACTGGGACTCCCAGTATCACGGCAAAGCCCCACACATACTCATCGGCACGGCTACCTGTGGCCGAGCCGCCGGTGCACTGCCGGTAGTCGAAGCTTTTAGTAACGAGCTGGCGAAGAGAAATGCCCGGGCCAAGGTTACCGAGGTCGGCTGCATCGGGCTTTGCTCCTTCGAGCCGCTGGTAACCATAATCAAGCCTAGTTCCTTCACCGTCTGCTATAACAATGCAACTCCTCAAGTTGTGCCCACGCTTGTCGAAGGCTATGTACTGGGTGATGACCCCTGCCTTGACCTGGCTTTGGGCACCCTTGACGGCGGTGATGGCAAAGCAGTCTATATTCCAGAGCTTTCCAGATTTGAGCACGAATATCGCCTGCTCCTGCGAAACTGCGGTTACATCGACCCCGGGAATATAAACCACTATATCGCCAACGGTGGCTACAGCAGCCTGGCTATGGCTCTGCAAATGGAGCCCGACACCATAGTCGGGGAGATAAAGAAGTCTGGCCTCAGGGGTCGGGGTGGTGCCGGCTTCCCCACCGGCAGGAAGTGGCAGCAGTGCCGCGAAGCCTCAGGGCAGACTAAATATATAATCTGCAACGCTGATGAGGGAGACCCGGGGGCTTTTATGGACCGGGTGGTTTTGGAGAGCGACCCTCAGCAGGTCATAGAAGGCATGGTTATCGCCGCTTATGCCGTCGGTTCTCATGACGGGTTTATCTATATTCGAGCTGAGTATCCACTGGCTATCGAGCGCTTGCAGGTTGCACTGGAACAGGCAAAGAATCTGGGGCTATTAGGCGATAATATTCTGGGCAGCGGTTTCAGCTTTGATATCGAGATAGTCGAGGGAGCTGGCGCCTTTGTCTCCGGCGAATCCACCGCCTTAATGTATGCCATCGAGGGCAGACGTAGCATGCCCAGGGCCAGACCGCCTCATTCGGTGAAGGCCGGCTTGTGGGGCAAACCTACGGTGCTTAACAATGTCAAGACCTATGCCTACGTTCCTCTGATACTGGCTCGCGGGGCTGATTGGTTTTCCGGCATCGGTACTGAAGGCAGCAAGGGCACAGCCGCCTTTGCACTGGCCGGAAAGATGGTCAACACCGGGCTGGCGGAAGTGGCTATGGGTACAACGCTGCACGAGCTCATCTTCGATATCGGCGGTGGCATTCGCAGTGGTAAGAAATTCAAAGCGGTGCAGATAGGCGGGCCCTCCGGCGGCTGTTTACCTGAAAGCATGCTGCGGACGGCGGTAGATTTCGATTCGCTCCGCAAAGCTGGAGCAATTATGGGCTCCGGCGGTGTCATTGCCATGGACGAGGACAACTGCATGGTTGATACCGCCAAGTTCTTCCTCGACTTTATACAGAAGGAGTCCTGCGGCAAGTGCTCCACCTGTCGCATTGGCAGCAAGCAGATGCTGGACATGTTGGAGGACATTACTGTTGGCAAAGGCAAGATTGAGGACATAGATTGGCTGGTTGAAGTTGGGCAGGACATAAGTGGTGGCTCGCTGTGCGGCTTGGGCAGAACGGCGCCCAATCCAGCCCTAACCACGATTCGCTATTTCCGTGATGAATACGAAGCCCATATTCTGGAGAAGCGATGTCCGGCGCTGGTATGCAAAGAGCTAATCGCCTATTACATACTTCCCGAGAAATGCGAGCGAGCCTGCGAGCATTGTGTCTTATCCTGTCCCGTGAAAGCCATCACCACTAATGAAAAGGGTATAAAGGTCATCGACCAGAGCAAGTGCACCAAGTGCGGCAGCTGCCAGCTCGTCTGCCCGCCGGAATATAATGCCGTTATACGTCTCTCCCCACCCAGCCTGGTGCCAGTCTCGGGAGCTAAAACCCAAGAATAA
- a CDS encoding class II aldolase/adducin family protein, translating into MWESEKKQVIEAAQEMERKGLVVGTAGNISLRLKDPGGRELLAITPSGCYYDSLKVDDIVVVDFAGQKVEGELKPTIEMVMHIEVHKARKKINAVVHAHPPLCSAIAVAGLDIPPLIDEQVILIGGEIKVAQYGFPGTPELAKNVVSALGPRNAVILANHGVLSVGRDMREALTICELAEEMAKIYVSALSLGKVNQLPAEVVELEQAFFASVYGESEP; encoded by the coding sequence ATGTGGGAATCTGAAAAGAAGCAAGTGATTGAGGCGGCTCAGGAGATGGAGAGGAAGGGGTTGGTGGTGGGCACGGCGGGTAATATTAGCCTGCGACTTAAAGACCCCGGTGGTCGGGAACTGCTGGCCATTACTCCCAGCGGCTGCTATTATGATTCGCTCAAGGTTGACGACATAGTGGTGGTTGATTTTGCCGGACAGAAGGTCGAAGGCGAGCTGAAACCTACCATAGAGATGGTAATGCACATCGAGGTTCACAAGGCGCGGAAAAAGATCAATGCCGTCGTTCATGCTCATCCCCCCCTTTGTAGCGCCATTGCCGTTGCCGGCCTGGATATACCTCCACTAATAGATGAGCAAGTCATCCTTATCGGCGGGGAGATAAAGGTTGCCCAATACGGTTTCCCCGGTACCCCAGAGCTGGCGAAAAACGTGGTCTCGGCGCTGGGACCTAGAAACGCCGTCATACTGGCAAATCATGGCGTTCTCTCCGTGGGCAGGGACATGCGTGAAGCTTTGACTATCTGCGAGCTGGCGGAGGAGATGGCGAAAATATACGTCTCTGCCCTGAGTCTGGGCAAGGTTAACCAGCTTCCGGCTGAGGTAGTTGAGCTGGAGCAGGCGTTCTTCGCTTCCGTCTACGGCGAAAGTGAACCATAA
- a CDS encoding amidase has translation MSEVCWMSAVELLSAYKKGKLSPVEVVKTLLARIDEINPKINAFVTRTNEMALSAAKESENAFQKGKPRPLEGVPIAIKDNVFTKGIRTTFGSKLYEKFVPDRDAILVERLKNAGAVILGKTNLPEFGLVGITDNLVFGKTVNPWNLNRTPGGSSGGAAAAVAAGLCPVAHGNDGGGSIRIPSSFCGVFGLKPSYGRVPTYPHLPGWETLNHEGSLSRTVEDNALMLDVMAGPSLYDQNSLPQYPGKFQKDMKGDIKGLRVAFSSDLGGGFPVDSQVLEICRKAALSFKELGCTVEEIKPGWMNMEPDFLVTLLSETLTAHENELDKFKEIVFPPYIPFIEFASAYNNRDVIRVQFNRYKFYEQASQVFEKYDLMLTPTLATAAFEAGDMGPLGPEKVNGQDSSPSSWVCFTYPFNFTGQPAASVPCGFNSEGLPVGLQIVGRRLDEALVLRASAAFEKAHPWRDRKPPIVSA, from the coding sequence ATGTCTGAAGTTTGCTGGATGTCTGCTGTTGAGCTTTTGTCTGCCTACAAAAAGGGGAAGCTGTCACCGGTTGAAGTGGTGAAAACGCTGCTGGCAAGAATAGACGAAATAAACCCCAAGATAAATGCCTTTGTCACCAGGACTAACGAGATGGCTTTGTCGGCGGCAAAGGAGTCTGAAAACGCCTTTCAAAAAGGGAAGCCGAGGCCTCTGGAAGGCGTGCCTATCGCCATTAAGGACAATGTGTTCACCAAAGGCATAAGGACCACCTTCGGCTCAAAGCTGTACGAGAAATTTGTACCGGATAGGGATGCGATTCTGGTCGAGCGTTTGAAAAATGCCGGTGCGGTCATACTGGGCAAGACTAACCTACCGGAGTTCGGACTGGTTGGTATCACCGATAACCTCGTGTTTGGCAAAACTGTTAATCCCTGGAATTTGAACAGGACGCCGGGCGGTTCCAGCGGCGGTGCTGCGGCGGCCGTAGCCGCAGGACTTTGCCCGGTGGCTCACGGCAACGACGGTGGCGGCTCCATAAGGATACCTTCAAGCTTCTGCGGCGTGTTTGGCTTGAAGCCGTCTTATGGTAGAGTGCCAACCTATCCTCATTTGCCCGGCTGGGAAACCCTCAATCATGAAGGCTCGCTTTCCCGGACGGTCGAGGATAATGCGCTTATGCTCGATGTAATGGCCGGTCCCTCGCTCTACGACCAGAACTCGCTGCCGCAATATCCGGGCAAATTCCAAAAGGACATGAAGGGCGACATCAAGGGTCTGAGAGTGGCTTTCTCGTCCGACCTCGGCGGCGGCTTCCCTGTGGACAGCCAGGTGCTTGAAATTTGCCGGAAGGCAGCTCTTAGCTTTAAGGAGCTCGGCTGTACGGTGGAGGAGATAAAACCAGGCTGGATGAATATGGAACCTGATTTCCTGGTCACCTTGTTATCAGAAACTCTCACTGCACACGAAAATGAACTGGACAAGTTCAAAGAGATTGTATTTCCTCCTTACATACCATTCATAGAGTTCGCCTCAGCCTACAATAACCGCGATGTAATCAGGGTGCAGTTCAACCGTTACAAATTTTATGAGCAGGCCAGCCAGGTCTTTGAGAAGTATGACCTGATGTTGACTCCGACTCTGGCGACAGCTGCCTTTGAGGCCGGAGACATGGGACCGCTGGGGCCGGAGAAGGTAAATGGTCAGGACAGCAGTCCAAGCTCCTGGGTCTGTTTTACCTATCCCTTCAACTTCACCGGGCAGCCGGCGGCTTCGGTCCCCTGCGGCTTCAACTCCGAAGGACTTCCCGTAGGGCTGCAGATTGTTGGCAGGCGTCTCGACGAGGCGCTGGTACTAAGAGCCTCAGCGGCATTCGAGAAAGCTCATCCGTGGAGAGACAGGAAACCACCGATAGTATCTGCCTAG
- the nuoE gene encoding NADH-quinone oxidoreductase subunit NuoE, which produces MKPELVDILVPNKKDRRHLISLLQQVQYKFGYIPKEAMLAIADFLEIPESTVYGIATFYNLFRFTPLGKHPVKVCMGTACHLAGGKLVLEAMARELDIQVGGITSDQEFSLDRVACVGCCALAPVVVVSDSVYPRMTPPKVEEVLVTVKPVSQEQPEKH; this is translated from the coding sequence CTGAAGCCAGAACTGGTAGACATCCTGGTCCCAAACAAGAAGGATAGACGCCATTTAATCTCCCTTCTTCAGCAAGTTCAATATAAGTTTGGCTATATTCCAAAAGAGGCGATGCTAGCCATCGCCGACTTTCTAGAAATCCCAGAGAGCACGGTGTACGGCATCGCCACTTTTTATAATCTGTTCCGCTTCACACCCCTCGGCAAGCACCCGGTTAAGGTTTGTATGGGCACCGCCTGTCACTTGGCTGGAGGCAAGCTTGTCCTTGAGGCCATGGCCAGGGAGCTTGACATCCAGGTCGGCGGCATCACATCTGACCAAGAGTTCAGTCTGGATAGGGTAGCCTGCGTTGGCTGCTGTGCTCTGGCCCCAGTCGTGGTAGTCAGCGACTCTGTCTATCCTAGGATGACACCACCGAAGGTCGAGGAGGTGCTGGTGACCGTTAAGCCGGTAAGCCAGGAGCAGCCGGAGAAACATTAG
- the cdhC gene encoding CO dehydrogenase/CO-methylating acetyl-CoA synthase complex subunit beta: MFPVDVGPQYEGEVIRKGDMYVEFGGPQAKSKFELVTLKGIDEVEDQKIEVIGPDIKDLKEGGSYPIGLLIDVAGAKLEKDMEPVFERRIHLYANYIEGLYHMNQRDEMWVRLSKDSVAKGLNSFEAIGQILMFLYTSELDVIEKISITFVTDEKKVEELLAKAREVYKARDERARGLKEDDVQEFYSCALCQSFAPTHICIATPERVANCGAISWFDGRAAYKLDPEGPVQEVKKGECLDPIRGEYKGCNELGAIKSMGAYDRVFLHSAFEHPHTSCGCFQAIWFYIPEVDAFGLVHRDFAGPTVVGVPFSTMAADTSGGRQVEGFLGLALEYLRSPKFLYADGGIKRCVWMPKEIKERYKDAIPADLYDKIATEEDAKNTDELIAFLDKVGHPWVKGEVELPV; this comes from the coding sequence ATTTTCCCAGTGGACGTTGGCCCACAATACGAGGGCGAAGTAATTAGAAAAGGCGACATGTATGTCGAATTTGGTGGCCCACAGGCGAAGAGCAAATTTGAGTTGGTGACTCTAAAGGGTATTGACGAGGTTGAGGACCAGAAGATTGAGGTCATCGGCCCGGACATCAAAGACTTGAAAGAAGGGGGGAGTTACCCCATAGGTTTGCTAATCGATGTTGCCGGTGCCAAGCTAGAGAAAGACATGGAGCCAGTGTTTGAGCGAAGGATTCACCTTTATGCCAATTATATAGAGGGCTTGTATCACATGAACCAGAGAGACGAGATGTGGGTCAGGCTGAGCAAGGACTCCGTGGCTAAGGGGCTTAACTCTTTTGAAGCCATTGGCCAGATACTGATGTTCCTCTATACATCTGAGTTGGATGTCATCGAGAAGATTTCCATCACCTTTGTTACCGATGAGAAGAAGGTTGAGGAACTTCTAGCCAAGGCCCGCGAGGTCTATAAGGCAAGGGATGAGAGGGCCCGTGGCTTGAAAGAGGACGATGTTCAGGAGTTTTATAGCTGTGCCCTGTGTCAGAGCTTTGCCCCGACCCATATATGCATTGCCACCCCGGAGAGGGTGGCTAATTGCGGGGCCATAAGCTGGTTCGATGGCAGAGCCGCTTACAAGCTCGACCCGGAGGGGCCGGTACAGGAGGTAAAGAAGGGTGAATGTTTAGACCCGATAAGAGGGGAGTACAAAGGCTGCAACGAGCTGGGAGCAATAAAATCTATGGGGGCTTATGACAGGGTCTTTCTCCATAGCGCTTTTGAGCATCCGCATACCTCTTGCGGTTGCTTCCAGGCGATTTGGTTCTATATCCCCGAAGTCGATGCCTTCGGCCTCGTCCACCGCGATTTTGCTGGGCCCACAGTAGTCGGTGTGCCTTTCTCCACTATGGCTGCAGACACCAGCGGTGGCCGGCAGGTAGAGGGCTTCCTGGGCCTAGCACTGGAGTATCTCAGGTCGCCCAAGTTCCTGTATGCCGATGGTGGAATCAAGCGCTGTGTGTGGATGCCCAAGGAGATAAAAGAGAGATACAAGGATGCTATACCCGCAGACCTGTACGATAAGATAGCTACAGAGGAAGATGCTAAAAACACTGATGAGCTGATTGCGTTTTTGGATAAGGTAGGCCATCCCTGGGTGAAGGGTGAGGTAGAACTTCCTGTATAA
- a CDS encoding alpha/beta fold hydrolase, protein MASSTQERNKEVANNIHSKRITVGNLNIRYFAGGQGDPLIVIHGGGDGARSWRENAKELSRNYSVYIPDLPGFGHSQSANDKFHLPDFVTFIEDFADTLGLERFYLMGHSIGGGIALHYALKFPQKVKGLVLVSSWCLGKETALWVRLLSHPALCKSLGEAGIAILKGVKWLARLFYAPFKFANPLTRVKMDIGKTMTTLRGQTTVLLNQLSELTMPTLLVWGAGDRIVPAAHAYVAAELIPDCQLHIFEGCGHSVYKQRTEEFSQLLANFLD, encoded by the coding sequence ATGGCCTCATCAACTCAGGAAAGAAACAAAGAGGTAGCGAACAATATCCACAGCAAGAGGATAACAGTCGGCAACCTTAACATTCGATATTTTGCCGGTGGGCAAGGTGACCCGCTAATTGTAATTCATGGTGGTGGCGATGGCGCCAGGTCATGGCGGGAAAATGCGAAAGAGCTTTCCAGAAATTATAGTGTATATATTCCCGACCTCCCCGGCTTCGGGCACAGTCAATCGGCTAACGATAAGTTTCATCTACCAGACTTCGTAACCTTCATAGAGGACTTTGCCGATACACTGGGCCTCGAGCGCTTCTATTTAATGGGACATTCGATTGGTGGTGGTATCGCCTTACACTACGCGCTGAAATTTCCCCAGAAAGTAAAGGGGCTGGTGCTGGTAAGCAGCTGGTGCCTGGGAAAAGAAACAGCACTTTGGGTCAGGCTCCTGTCTCATCCAGCTCTTTGCAAGTCTCTCGGGGAAGCTGGCATTGCTATCTTAAAGGGTGTTAAATGGCTGGCTCGCCTATTCTATGCTCCTTTTAAATTTGCCAACCCTCTTACCCGGGTCAAGATGGACATAGGAAAGACCATGACGACATTGAGGGGGCAGACAACAGTGTTGCTGAACCAGCTTTCTGAATTAACTATGCCTACGTTGTTGGTCTGGGGTGCTGGGGACCGTATTGTACCTGCGGCTCATGCTTACGTTGCCGCTGAGCTGATTCCTGACTGTCAGTTACACATCTTCGAAGGGTGTGGTCATAGCGTCTACAAGCAAAGAACCGAGGAGTTTTCACAGCTTCTGGCGAATTTCTTGGACTAA
- a CDS encoding zinc-binding protein: protein MGFQDKSIQCSDCGTTFTFSADEQELFASRGYTNEPKRCQSCRQARKSERYGNSGYRSQRQMFSATCAQCGKDTEVPFEPREGRPVYCSDCYNKVKLSR from the coding sequence ATGGGTTTTCAGGACAAGTCGATCCAGTGTTCCGACTGCGGAACTACCTTCACCTTCAGTGCTGATGAACAAGAACTCTTCGCGTCTAGAGGCTATACTAACGAGCCCAAGCGCTGTCAATCCTGCCGCCAGGCAAGAAAGTCAGAGCGTTACGGAAACAGTGGCTACAGGTCTCAAAGGCAAATGTTCTCCGCAACTTGCGCTCAATGTGGCAAAGACACCGAAGTGCCGTTTGAACCGCGCGAAGGTAGACCAGTGTATTGTAGCGATTGCTACAATAAGGTCAAACTAAGCAGGTAA
- a CDS encoding acetyl-CoA decarbonylase/synthase complex subunit gamma encodes MALKGTDVVKRLPDGGKKNCRECGFPTCFAFAMKLAAAGVALDKCPYLPADVKAELEEALAPPIKPVTIGSGKNALEIGGEEVVYRHEKTFVHQPGIALLISDKDADAKIDEKLTKIKELQFPWVGLTLKANVLALRFESGDKAKFEALVKKVCESTDLPVVLMSEDVDTLLSARKICGDRKPLLYAVTKDNIDKIIAGIKSSPTPVVVRGHSVEELIPLTTKLKEAGLDEIVLDPIAKNMQEAIRDQTLIRRAALKQNFRPLGYPTISFPCFIAKDEIREILLAAMFVIKYPGIIVLSDFDRYSLLPLLVQRLNIYTDPRIPMSVEQKVYEIGEPNDESPVLITSNWALTYFIVASEIEGSKVASWLCVKDTEGLGVLTGWAAGKFSGDSIGPFIKKTGIEGKVKHKKLVIPGKVARIKGELEEALPGWEIIVGPREASEIPAYLPGLVKKWKN; translated from the coding sequence ATGGCGTTAAAAGGAACTGACGTTGTAAAGAGGCTTCCCGACGGAGGCAAAAAGAATTGCCGTGAATGTGGTTTTCCCACCTGTTTTGCCTTTGCCATGAAGCTGGCTGCTGCTGGTGTAGCACTTGATAAATGTCCTTACCTGCCAGCAGATGTCAAGGCCGAGCTGGAAGAAGCTCTGGCACCACCTATCAAACCGGTGACCATTGGCTCTGGCAAAAATGCCCTCGAGATCGGTGGTGAAGAGGTGGTTTACCGGCATGAGAAGACCTTTGTCCATCAGCCGGGCATTGCCCTGCTTATCTCGGATAAGGATGCTGATGCAAAAATAGATGAGAAGCTGACGAAGATAAAGGAGCTGCAGTTCCCCTGGGTGGGGCTGACTCTTAAGGCGAACGTTCTGGCGTTGCGGTTTGAGTCAGGTGATAAAGCTAAGTTTGAGGCATTGGTGAAGAAGGTCTGCGAGAGCACCGACCTGCCTGTAGTGCTAATGTCCGAAGATGTTGATACTCTGCTTTCAGCTCGAAAGATATGCGGTGACAGGAAGCCGTTACTTTACGCGGTCACCAAAGATAACATCGACAAGATAATTGCTGGAATTAAGAGTTCGCCGACGCCGGTGGTGGTGAGGGGTCACAGCGTGGAGGAGCTGATACCACTGACCACCAAGCTGAAGGAGGCGGGCCTTGATGAGATCGTCTTGGACCCAATCGCCAAGAATATGCAGGAAGCTATCAGGGATCAGACACTCATCCGACGAGCAGCTTTGAAACAGAACTTCAGACCTCTGGGTTATCCTACTATCAGCTTCCCCTGCTTCATAGCGAAAGACGAGATCAGGGAGATTCTGCTTGCCGCCATGTTTGTGATTAAATATCCCGGCATAATTGTTCTCTCTGACTTCGACCGGTACTCGTTATTGCCGTTGCTGGTGCAGAGGCTAAATATCTATACCGACCCGCGCATACCGATGTCTGTGGAGCAGAAGGTTTACGAGATAGGCGAGCCGAATGACGAATCACCGGTGTTGATTACCAGCAACTGGGCGTTGACTTACTTTATTGTTGCCTCGGAGATTGAGGGTAGCAAGGTTGCGTCCTGGCTGTGCGTTAAGGATACGGAAGGACTTGGCGTCCTCACCGGCTGGGCTGCTGGCAAGTTCTCTGGCGACTCCATCGGGCCATTTATTAAAAAGACTGGAATCGAAGGCAAAGTAAAGCACAAGAAGCTTGTTATTCCGGGCAAAGTAGCCCGAATTAAAGGAGAACTAGAAGAGGCACTGCCCGGTTGGGAAATCATCGTCGGGCCCAGAGAAGCCAGCGAGATACCAGCCTACTTACCGGGCCTCGTGAAGAAGTGGAAGAACTGA
- a CDS encoding RNA-binding protein has protein sequence MNIYVGNLAYEVTEEELREEFAAFGEVTSVSIIKDKYSGQSKGFAFVEMPTLSQGQAAINGLNGKLLHNRALSVSGARPRTDNRSRGSYGGGRGGSYGGGSGGRPGKGGGRKRY, from the coding sequence TTGAATATCTATGTGGGCAACTTGGCCTACGAGGTAACCGAAGAGGAATTGCGGGAAGAATTCGCGGCTTTTGGAGAAGTGACATCTGTAAGCATCATAAAAGACAAGTATAGTGGGCAATCTAAGGGATTTGCGTTTGTTGAAATGCCAACGTTGTCTCAAGGCCAAGCGGCAATTAATGGTCTGAATGGTAAATTGCTACACAACCGGGCACTGTCTGTAAGTGGTGCTCGCCCTCGTACCGATAACAGGAGCCGTGGTTCCTATGGTGGCGGCAGAGGTGGTTCCTACGGTGGCGGTAGTGGTGGTAGGCCTGGCAAAGGAGGAGGCCGGAAAAGATACTAA
- a CDS encoding DUF3221 domain-containing protein, which yields MVKTKLFLGAIFLTAVISLFSACAISKAYAEPDLVGWIDGVQQVKEGEKPGQILVGSLDDKTSDKYAVTITSMTLIRMLVGDVRYPASFASLEEGKKVQIWFSGPVMESYPAQVVAYKIVIVE from the coding sequence ATGGTTAAGACCAAGTTGTTCTTAGGGGCTATCTTTTTAACAGCTGTTATTTCTTTATTCAGTGCCTGTGCCATTTCAAAGGCATACGCAGAACCAGACTTGGTAGGTTGGATTGACGGCGTGCAGCAGGTTAAAGAGGGTGAAAAGCCGGGACAGATTCTCGTGGGGTCACTCGATGATAAGACATCTGATAAGTATGCGGTCACGATAACCAGCATGACCTTGATACGCATGCTGGTCGGTGACGTACGATACCCGGCAAGCTTTGCCTCTTTAGAAGAGGGCAAGAAGGTACAGATATGGTTCTCGGGACCCGTTATGGAGTCTTATCCGGCTCAAGTTGTAGCTTATAAGATAGTAATTGTAGAGTGA